A stretch of the Streptomyces sp. NBC_01428 genome encodes the following:
- a CDS encoding streptophobe family protein → MGNGTERHGGGTGRVPWGDVLLSAIASVSWALVGMAGTAALGLHLLGADTAGSLGPMTAAVVALGANGSVTPSGDVSAFGLQGAQAHTAIQITPLGVGLVGALLMAWFFLRSLRGAGVVVAPSELLARAGSVIVLFVATLGGLAWAGHDVITIDGGRLGLDKVTGGGGGLGDISDKLPGGLGDLGDLGGLLPDKVGDLVKAKAAVGFSVDTAPTLLGGAAWAAGVLLIALLASRRTPLPPGWDAVHRVVRPAVASLVTVLLVTVLAGLAAAAYAAVGDDHPKRIAGAALLGAPNGAWLAVPLGLFVPWDGRATGELAKLLPDPLDRLLGGGTDRPVTLSRLAELDGRVWLLAVATALMMLYAGVLTAVRTPFVRAGGAAVAGAPGDTSVRGGGALRFAGLCAVRLGVATALALPLLAWLTDVSVDASLSVLGFDAFGAGILLHGRLGMALVLGAVWGAGAGGVGALLACVSGAAGRRVAVLGAVAVSGGGGGGGGAGLDAGAGLGAGAGGGGEAGPYRPRGSYRAPNPDTNPYLRVPEELRRAEPEDRRPGGEGGPVPEQGSGDVYGAPTVMRPMGPLPKRRPDGGDGGPPPPPPPPPPVPPSPGGRPRR, encoded by the coding sequence ATGGGCAACGGGACCGAGCGGCACGGCGGAGGCACCGGGAGGGTGCCGTGGGGGGACGTGCTCCTTTCGGCGATCGCCTCCGTGAGCTGGGCGCTGGTCGGCATGGCGGGCACCGCGGCGCTCGGTCTGCATCTCCTCGGCGCGGACACCGCTGGCTCGCTCGGTCCGATGACCGCGGCCGTCGTCGCGCTCGGGGCGAACGGTTCGGTGACCCCGTCCGGTGACGTGTCCGCCTTCGGCCTCCAGGGCGCGCAGGCCCACACCGCCATCCAGATCACCCCGCTCGGCGTCGGACTCGTCGGCGCCCTCCTCATGGCGTGGTTCTTCCTGAGGTCCCTGCGCGGGGCCGGAGTTGTGGTCGCGCCCTCCGAACTCCTCGCGCGCGCGGGCTCGGTGATCGTCCTCTTCGTCGCCACCCTGGGCGGACTCGCCTGGGCCGGCCACGACGTCATCACCATCGACGGCGGCAGGCTCGGGCTCGACAAGGTCACCGGCGGAGGCGGCGGACTCGGGGACATCAGCGACAAACTTCCGGGCGGACTGGGCGATCTGGGGGATCTCGGGGGGCTGCTGCCCGACAAGGTCGGCGACCTCGTGAAGGCGAAGGCGGCCGTGGGCTTCTCCGTCGACACCGCGCCGACCCTCCTCGGCGGAGCCGCCTGGGCCGCCGGCGTCCTGCTGATCGCCCTGCTCGCCTCCCGGCGCACACCCCTGCCGCCCGGCTGGGACGCCGTGCACCGCGTCGTACGGCCGGCCGTCGCCTCCCTCGTCACCGTCCTCCTCGTCACGGTCCTCGCCGGACTCGCTGCGGCGGCGTACGCGGCGGTAGGCGACGACCATCCGAAGCGGATCGCGGGGGCGGCGCTGCTCGGCGCGCCCAACGGCGCGTGGCTCGCCGTCCCCCTCGGGCTCTTCGTCCCCTGGGACGGGCGGGCCACCGGCGAACTCGCCAAGCTCCTGCCCGATCCGCTCGACCGGCTCCTCGGCGGTGGCACCGACCGGCCCGTCACCCTGAGCCGCCTCGCCGAACTCGACGGCCGGGTCTGGCTGCTGGCCGTCGCGACCGCGCTCATGATGCTGTACGCGGGCGTCCTGACGGCTGTCCGTACGCCATTCGTACGGGCCGGGGGTGCGGCCGTTGCGGGGGCACCGGGTGACACCTCTGTACGAGGTGGGGGCGCGCTGCGGTTCGCCGGTCTCTGCGCCGTTCGGCTCGGCGTCGCGACCGCACTGGCACTGCCGCTGCTCGCCTGGCTGACGGACGTGTCGGTGGACGCGTCGCTGTCGGTCCTCGGGTTCGACGCGTTCGGCGCGGGGATCCTGCTCCACGGCCGACTGGGGATGGCGTTGGTCCTCGGTGCGGTGTGGGGGGCGGGGGCCGGGGGCGTGGGTGCCTTGCTGGCGTGCGTGAGTGGGGCGGCGGGGCGGCGGGTGGCCGTGTTGGGGGCGGTGGCCGTTTCGGGCGGAGGCGGGGGCGGGGGCGGCGCGGGTCTGGATGCGGGGGCGGGTCTGGGTGCGGGGGCGGGTGGTGGGGGTGAGGCTGGGCCGTATCGGCCTCGGGGGTCGTATCGGGCGCCGAATCCGGACACCAATCCGTATCTGAGGGTGCCGGAGGAGTTGCGGCGGGCCGAGCCGGAGGATCGGCGGCCGGGGGGCGAGGGCGGGCCGGTGCCGGAACAGGGGTCCGGGGATGTGTACGGGGCGCCGACGGTGATGCGGCCGATGGGGCCGTTGCCGAAGCGGCGGCCGGACGGGGGTGACGGTGGGCCTCCTCCGCCGCCGCCACCGCCACCGCCGGTGCCTCCTTCGCCGGGAGGGCGGCCGCGGCGTTGA